aaattaaaaagtgtcgaaagaattcaaaaaaaaaaaaaaagtaaagaagaagatgaaagtcTGTGCATACGCAATTTGTAAAAGTGACGTAACATTAGAGTTAATTGATCATGTCGTGTTACTTCATTCGTTTGTCAAATCGTTATCTTCTCATCACGACAGCCTAGTTGTGGTATGCGATTAGGTTTTAGTTGTCGAGGTGAGTACGCTAAATTCATTTAATACATCGAGAATAGCGGAAGAAAAGGGAACATGGACATTGAGTCCGAGCAAGAAAGTTTTGCATAGACTTAGTCCCCATGTTATATGATAAACATAATCATCCACAATATTGAAATTGCAAgagaaattgtattttcaatggAACCAAGTGTAGGTCACATAAATTTTTATGGcgtgattgatttgatttggtggactcatcaataaataaatttgctCGATCAAAATtggatcaattatggaaaattgCTAGGGCACATATTTTCTAGCAGATCCAGGTAGATTGATGGCTTGACTGACAACTGATCGTTCAAAAACTAGTAATAGATATTTTGTTTTCGCGTCAAAGACTAATAATAGATTTGATCCACTCCATTGTTTTACACTTCAATttacattcaaataaaaaatttatgtgttAGCAAGAGTGCCTGATCCTTCCAGTACTTCCTGACCTTTTTAATACGCACTTGCTGGTGTTATAagtactgaaaaaaaaaaaaaaaaaaaacaaaacaaaacaaaactccTCAATATGGCATTATGCTAACTGACAAATCAAACACTAATtgcatttaaaatattttcataatatcTAAGCATGACATGCAAATTAAGGTATTCCAATGCTTATATGATATTTACTAGGACAAAATTCAGGCAAGAATGAGTCACGTAACATGCTCTTGCTCTAAAAAAATAGCCTGTTAAAAAAAATCGtcccaaaaattatatttattgtcCTATGATAGCACATATTTCATCAAATGAGTAAatcgaaaagagaaaaattatccaCTCGCCAGAAGTTTATAGAAACATAATCATTCCCCATGAAATACGATTTCTTCGTCGGAGCATCGTCCACTGAAAttaatttcatcttctttttgaaaaataaaaagacaaaattttgATGGTCGATGGATAAGACGAAACGTGGTGGAATGAGGACGAGATGACTAAGAACTACTCCTGAAGATGTGGTTGAGGGATGAACTACGTGGCGAACACTGGCCCAATGAGATTTCCATATAATGTTGTCGGTAAGAACGATCTAGCAACCGGACCCACAGACGTCATGGATGAGGAAAGTTTCACTACTCATGCTCTATTTGCATGACGTCACGGTCTTGTACGCTCGCCCACTTATAAATGCCCCGCTACAGCGATTTAAGCTTTGGCGGAGCTCCCCACGCATTTTGTTCTATAGTGCGATGGCCGATCCACATGAGAATCTCCACATAGCGATGCTTCCGTGGTTGGCCTTTGGCCACATGATGCCATACTTGGAGCTAGCCAAGTTGATGGCAGGAAAGGGTCACCGGATATCATTCCTATCGGTCCCGGGAAACATAGATCGCCTCCCAAAACCCCCTCCAGACCTCGCTCCTCTCATCAGCTTCGTGAATCTTCCCTTACCGACCGTCGAACACTTGCCGGAGGGCGCCGGAGCCACCAGTGACCTGCCTTACGACAAGATCCAGTTTCTCAAGAAGGCTTACGACATGCTCCAAGAACCCGTGGCCCGGTTCCTCGAATCTTCGGATCCCGATTGGATCATGTACGATTTCGCTCCGTATTGGGCTGGCCCGATCGCTTCTAGGCTCGGCATAAGGAGTGTTTTCTTCAGTATTACGACTGCTGCCAGCTTGGGCTTCTTTGGGCCAATATGGGCTTTAAAGGGGGGAGACTACCGGAAAACTCCGGAGGATTTCACGAAGCGCCCGAACTGGGTTCCGTTCCCGACCAAGGTCGCATTCCGCCACTTCGAGATCAAGAAGATTTTCGATGCGGTTATAGGCAATGCGTCGGGCGTCACAGACTTATATCGCTTTGGGGCAGGCCAAGAAAGTTGTGACATAATAGCAGCAAGAAGCAGCTATGAGGTCGAACCCGAATGGTTGAGCCTCCTCAAGGATATCCACACCAAACCAATCTTCCCCGTTGGGCAACTTCCCCCACGCGATCCCGAGACGCGAGGCGAAATGGACTCGTGGCGGTCAATCAAGGAATGGCTAGATTCGCAGAAGAAAGGTACCGTGGTATATGTGGCATTTGGGAGCGAGGCCAAACCAAGCCAAATCGAATTGACTGAGATCGCCCTAGGGCTAGAGCTTTCGGGGTTACCGTTTTTCTGGGTACTCAAGACTCGGCTCGGCTCATCCGACACTGAGTCGGTCGTGTTGCCGAACGGTTTTGAGGAGCGAGTCAAAGGGCGTGGTGTGGTTTGGGATAGCTGGGTGCCTCAGCTCAAGATACTCGCGCACGACTCGGTGGGCGGGTTCTTGACTCATGCCGGGTGGAGTTCGGTGGTGGAGGCGCTAAGCTTCGAGAGAGCCCTTATACTTTTCACATTCTTGGCAGATCAAGGACTAAATGCGAGGTTCTTGGAGGAGAGACAGATTGGGTATCCGATACCAAGGAATGAGTCCGATGGGTCGGTCACGAGGCAGTCCGTGGCCGAGTCGCTAAGGCTGGTGATGGTGGAAGAGAAGGGTAGGGTTTACCgagagaaagcaaaagagaTGAGGCCGATATTTGGGGACAAGAATGTCCAAGAACGTTATGTCAACAACCTTCTTAATTATCTGAAGGAACACAGGCCTGTGAAACACCTAAAATCAAAGGGGATCACAATATAAGGCAAGAAGATATGATGTGATTATCTAGTGCTTGTGCTGAGTATCAATGTTTGGCAAGACATAGGTATTTTGCTTAGTGCATGAAACTAGATGTTAAGGAGAAAGTAGTTTATGTATTGATCGATCAATGGATGAAGTGCAATCAATCTATAATCGCGTGGGATATACTCCAACTGACTTtacatttgaattttgaaatttctctatTCCGATTGACTTGCTTCTCCATATGTTTACACCATGTAACATAACTACTACAAAAAGGACCTGTCTTTTAATTAGGACTTTGGATATTCTGTGCCAAATAATTTCATGACCAGCACGGTTACTTTACTAAGGGTAGAGATTGATATTGGAAGAGTAAGAAATTTAAAAGTCAACACAAACACAGCAACGAAAATGCTTATCATCTATTAACCACCTCAAAATACGACACATGGTTTAACACTAAATGGAATTCACTAAAGAGGTATAAAGTAAAAGGTGATATTCTAATTAGAGTTTACTTCCAAACATTCAATTGTCCTCAAGGAAACCTAGAGGAGTTCATATAAACTCAACTTGGAACAAACCTTATAGTATAGGCAATTATTAAAAGTCTCAAACATAATGTATATCGCCAATTCATTCTTAAATATTTCAGTTacattaatttaatcctaaactttttaataatatatcaatGTAGTCATTCTTGCCAAATTTGACCGAAAATCATTAGCATAGATATCGGCCAACTTACGCGGTATGATCGGCTCATcattcttaaatatttcaattacattaatttaatcctaaactttttaataatatatcaatGTAGTCATTCTTGCCAAATTTGACCGAAAATCATTGGCGTATATATTGGCCAACCTACGCGGTATGATCGGCTTCAACATGAATGATTCTATAattctttaatcttttttctgaatttttcttcttttttattttttcctattcttttggGCAGCAGCCAATCTTAAGCAAGGGCCACCTTTGCCGAGACGAGGATGATCTTCACCCTCattagatctggcgaggccaacccttggGCCACCTTTGCCAAGACGAGGATGATCTTCACCCTCgttagatctggcgaggccaatCCTTACTTGTGGCCGATCATAGCAATCACTTGGGATTAGCCActggcaaataaaaaaaataaaaaataaaataaaataaaatcagaaattATCTACATCATTGATGTGATGCCATGAAACCCGACCAACGTTCATATCGATTATTTCCAGCTAAAATTGATCGAAAAGACTATTGGCAAATTGTCTAAATCTTTAGAACTAAACCGGCATACATATATTGCAAAAATACGAGATTCGCAAACAAAGTTGCGTCCtcatcttgattttcttgtacaAAGTTCGGTCAGCCAAAGCGACGAAATTAGTCGACCAAAACACAACGTCcatagcttcttctttttctttttttctttttttttttactaaaaaaaaattcaagccaCACACGTGACGAGCTTAATTAAAATGCATCAAGAATCAAGTTTATACATCCAATAAGACTTTTCCAACGGGGGACTTTAGTAAAGTTAAATTTACATTACTAAAATGATGGAGTTCTaccatgaaaaaattaaatgtgCAAGCACGCCATACCATGATGAAACATGTCATGCCACCATGAGAAGTGCATAACAGGAAATACTATCTAGCAAGTGAcctattgatttttgttgcCCCTCCCTCCTCTGCTACCTTCTTCCCACACCGAAAAGGCGAGAACCACATCTTAAGGAATAACAATAGATGCATTGTCATCGAAAAGAAAAGGCCTAGCGAAATTTACCCAAACTTAGACCACCGGATGAACCTAATTCAGCGTGTTTTCACACaataaaggggaaagaaaaagacagaATCTAATGAAAGCTCAACACGAATACTTCtgaataataaaaacaaaaacatgcaaaGCAGGCAGAACTTTGTCTTCAGGGAGGCGGCGAGCGTACAATCTCATTTCCTCGATAAGCTGATGAGAACTTCCAGGGGAAATACTAGAAAAAATGTCAATATGATTAATGGataaatgttcttttttcttttttctttccttgttcttttatttatttttcatttttttcctataGAAAGATATCGGCACAAGATGCATGGCCAGAATACTCAGTCAGGTGGATATATCTCAGAAAGTCAGAAACTCTTAACTATTGTCTATTGCATGTTCATCGGAGATATCAGCATGCGAACTGTCTCCAGGAGACTACAAGAAAACAAGAGTATGACTAGCAACATCAGACCACATGGACATCTACTATACCCGTATTCAAGCACATACGTCATAtctagtgaaaaaaaaaaaggaatagggATTCCTTTATTCCCTAAACAAATGGCTCAGACGATTGCACAGAACAGTATGAAAGCAGCTAGATGTACAAATCTATTTACTTGATGGAGAGGAAAGCTTATTTTCATCCGAATCATGCTTCATCGTAGAATCGCCA
This region of Eucalyptus grandis isolate ANBG69807.140 chromosome 8, ASM1654582v1, whole genome shotgun sequence genomic DNA includes:
- the LOC104414112 gene encoding UDP-glycosyltransferase 91A1-like, which translates into the protein MADPHENLHIAMLPWLAFGHMMPYLELAKLMAGKGHRISFLSVPGNIDRLPKPPPDLAPLISFVNLPLPTVEHLPEGAGATSDLPYDKIQFLKKAYDMLQEPVARFLESSDPDWIMYDFAPYWAGPIASRLGIRSVFFSITTAASLGFFGPIWALKGGDYRKTPEDFTKRPNWVPFPTKVAFRHFEIKKIFDAVIGNASGVTDLYRFGAGQESCDIIAARSSYEVEPEWLSLLKDIHTKPIFPVGQLPPRDPETRGEMDSWRSIKEWLDSQKKGTVVYVAFGSEAKPSQIELTEIALGLELSGLPFFWVLKTRLGSSDTESVVLPNGFEERVKGRGVVWDSWVPQLKILAHDSVGGFLTHAGWSSVVEALSFERALILFTFLADQGLNARFLEERQIGYPIPRNESDGSVTRQSVAESLRLVMVEEKGRVYREKAKEMRPIFGDKNVQERYVNNLLNYLKEHRPVKHLKSKGITI